From Pandoraea norimbergensis, the proteins below share one genomic window:
- a CDS encoding type II toxin-antitoxin system ParD family antitoxin, translating to MISAELGRQLEAYITELVEKGRYGSKSEVLREGVRLIQDREAQLAALDAVVERSVADSDAGRGQPATDVFDRLERKYQAMVTDKA from the coding sequence ATGATCAGCGCTGAACTAGGCCGACAGCTTGAGGCTTACATCACAGAGCTTGTCGAGAAGGGGCGTTACGGCTCGAAGAGTGAGGTGCTGCGCGAGGGAGTGAGACTGATTCAGGATCGGGAAGCTCAGCTCGCGGCGCTGGATGCCGTGGTCGAGCGGAGTGTCGCTGACTCGGACGCTGGGCGTGGCCAGCCGGCTACTGATGTGTTCGACCGACTCGAGAGGAAGTATCAGGCGATGGTGACCGACAAGGCATGA
- a CDS encoding type II toxin-antitoxin system RelE/ParE family toxin, whose translation MIVHILPEAIFDLESIGDYIALDNPGRAITFIQELRAKCLDLPDMPLAFPLVPRYERYGIRHRVHGNYQIFYRVIESKKRVDVVHVIHSARNYAAILFP comes from the coding sequence ATGATCGTTCACATACTCCCGGAAGCCATCTTCGACCTTGAATCCATCGGCGATTACATCGCGCTCGACAACCCTGGCCGGGCGATAACGTTCATTCAGGAGCTGCGGGCCAAATGTTTGGACCTTCCCGACATGCCGCTCGCGTTCCCGTTGGTGCCCCGCTACGAGCGATACGGAATCCGTCATCGGGTTCACGGTAACTACCAAATCTTCTACCGCGTGATCGAGTCGAAAAAGCGAGTCGATGTCGTTCACGTCATCCACAGCGCGCGCAACTACGCTGCGATTCTGTTCCCGTAA
- a CDS encoding LysR family transcriptional regulator — protein MKPTLRQIEYFVAVAETGQVMRAAERCSASQSSLTIALQNLEVIVGAQLFVRHAKGLRPTEAGERFLRHAYRILNATDDALHEARTLPDDAGGRLRLAVTETISAYLLPSVASMLSKRFPNVELTLIEGDREAVEAEVLAGDIDLALLLVSNVVADGLVLQTMLRSTRRLWTSPGHPLLDKASVTLDDVRGQRFLLLDMDEHVQTVERYWHAAHVEPVVHFRTRSIESIRSLVAQGYGVSILSDLVYRPWSIDGGRILRRDLSTSVPSMDVGLVWAKRRPPEGLTERIVSALRSLIREINDRGHMGVE, from the coding sequence ATGAAGCCAACCCTCCGTCAGATCGAGTATTTCGTGGCCGTGGCCGAGACTGGGCAAGTGATGCGGGCCGCCGAACGGTGCAGTGCTTCGCAGTCGTCGTTGACGATTGCGTTGCAGAATCTGGAAGTGATCGTGGGGGCGCAGTTGTTCGTCCGGCATGCGAAGGGGTTGCGCCCGACTGAGGCGGGAGAACGGTTTCTACGGCATGCGTATCGCATTTTGAACGCCACCGACGATGCGCTTCACGAAGCACGCACCTTGCCCGACGATGCTGGCGGGCGCCTGCGGCTTGCGGTCACTGAGACGATTTCGGCGTATTTGTTGCCTTCGGTGGCGAGCATGTTGTCCAAGCGTTTCCCGAATGTCGAACTCACGCTGATCGAGGGCGATCGCGAAGCGGTGGAAGCGGAGGTGCTCGCCGGCGACATCGATCTGGCGTTACTGCTGGTGTCGAATGTGGTGGCCGACGGGCTGGTCTTGCAGACGATGCTGCGCTCCACGCGCCGGCTCTGGACGAGCCCCGGGCACCCGTTGCTCGACAAGGCGAGCGTCACGCTCGACGACGTACGGGGTCAGCGGTTTCTGCTACTGGATATGGACGAACACGTGCAGACGGTCGAGCGCTATTGGCATGCAGCGCATGTTGAACCGGTCGTGCATTTCCGCACGCGGTCTATTGAATCGATTCGCAGTCTGGTGGCGCAAGGCTATGGCGTGTCGATTCTGTCGGATCTGGTCTACCGCCCATGGTCGATCGATGGTGGACGAATCTTGCGGCGGGATCTGAGCACAAGCGTGCCGTCGATGGATGTGGGACTGGTGTGGGCGAAACGACGTCCGCCCGAGGGCTTAACCGAGCGTATCGTCAGCGCGCTGCGCTCACTCATCCGCGAAATCAACGATCGCGGGCATATGGGGGTGGAGTGA